The Bradysia coprophila strain Holo2 chromosome IV unlocalized genomic scaffold, BU_Bcop_v1 contig_81, whole genome shotgun sequence genome has a window encoding:
- the LOC119072333 gene encoding uncharacterized protein LOC119072333 yields MQASRAIIRSLAPRSASFLSRSAAYHDAHHKITTMDDLPVPEGDWRERYQQTQSKNNAILAASFLFFVGIVGYINQSGAVNFNYSPPKTYE; encoded by the exons atgcaaGCCTCCCGTGCTATTATCCGCTCGTTGGCACCACGCAGCG CTAGCTTCTTGAGCCGTTCGGCAGCCTACCATGATGCACACCACAAAATAACCACCATGGATGATTTGCCAGTGCCGGAAGGTGATTGGCGTGAACGTTATCAGCAGACGCAGTCTAAGAACAATGCCATCCTTGCTGCAAGTTTCCTGTTCTTCGTTGGAATCGTTGGATAT ATCAATCAATCCGGAGCTGTTAACTTCAACTATTCCCCACCAAAAACTTACGAATAG
- the LOC119072332 gene encoding U4/U6 small nuclear ribonucleoprotein Prp3: MSYLSRQEIENLRPVLDKMVYRVLGSSDDVVRNIVENCLYSGFDRKRTIEKLNDVIDSKKASRMYDKLEDLLEENKNSSKARKRPHEEDERKERDVKKSKPTRNEREPSKPREEEAAAPTAPKEESSLTSQQIKQMMANAQREIEERKRALTALKTKDPSLGADAQSTATVESSQKMQPTNPEDIARAKKIADLQAQIRAKLSGSLSAIIPQVQEKPKPLILDEEGRTVDKAGRAISIPTLAPTLKANIRAKKKEIFNKASQPAERMYEDDTQKFFDDRIAAKSAFRSKRALRFHEPGKFQQMAERMRMKSQLEKLQNEISQIARKTGISSATKLALIAPKQDSHADDVPTMEWWDSVILANDLSTMDGDKIAIRESAISNLIEHPTQMKPPNEPLRPCYMPVFLTKKERKKLRRQNRREAWKEEQEKIRIGLAPPPEPKLRISNLMRVLGSEAVQDPTKIEAHVREQMAKRQKAHEEANNARKLTAEQKREKKVRKMKEDTSCGVHVSVYRIRELYDIQSKKYKVETNAKQLHMTGVVVLFRDCCVVVVEGGPKQQKKYKRLMQTRIKWEEDMVKNADGNEVPNSCTLVWEGTSQRRHFGEVKFKVFPMEKMAREFFQKHQVEHFWDLAYSGAVLEASEDV, translated from the exons ATGTCATACTTAAGCCGCCAAGAGATCGAAAACCTTCGACCAGTTTTGGACAAAATGGTTTATCGAGTGCTCGGATCCAGTGACGATGTTGTCAGGAATATAGTCGAAAATTGTCTGTACAGCGGATTCGATAGGAAGCGGACGatcgaaaaattgaacgatgttatcgacagcaagaAAGCGTCTCGTATGTACGACAAATTAGAAGATTTGCTGgaggaaaacaaaaatagttCGAAAGCAAGGAAGAGGCCACACGAAGAGGATGAGCGGAAGGAACGCGATGTCAAGAAATCCAAACCGACACGAAATGAACGTGAGCCATCGAAACCCAGGGAGGAGGAAGCTGCAGCACCGACTGCACCCAAAGAAGAAAGCAGTTTGACGTCCCAACAGATCAAACAAATGATGGCAAATGCACAACGGGAAATTGAGGAACGGAAACGGGCTCTTACCGCCTTGAAGACCAAAGATCCGTCGCTTGGTGCCGATGCACAATCAACAGCTACTGTCGAATCTTCCCAAAAGATGCAGCCAACAAATCCTGAAGATATTGCCCGAGCCAAAAAGATTGCCGATTTACAGGCCCAGATTCGAGCCAAGTTGTCGGGATCGTTGAGTGCTATCATTCCTCAAGTGCAGGAGAAGCCCAAGCCGTTGATTTTGGACGAGGAAGGTCGAACTGTGGATAAAGCTGGTCGAGCAATTAGTATACCAACACTGGCGCCGACTTTAAAGGCAAACATACGAGCGAAAAAGAaggaaattttcaacaaagcCTCACAACCAGCGGAACGGATGTACGAGGAcgacacacaaaaatttttcgacGATCGCATAGCGGCTAAGTCAGCGTTCCGCAGCAAACGAGCGCTACGATTCCATGAACCGGGTAAATTCCAACAAATGGCCGAACGAATGAGAATGAAGTCCCAGTTGGAGAAGTTACAGAACGAGATATCGCAAATTGCACGAAAGACCGGCATCAGTTCGGCAACGAAATTGGCATTGATTGCTCCGAAACAGGATTCGCACGCCGACGATGTACCAACGATGGAATGGTGGGATTCGGTAATATTGGCGAATGATCTGTCAACTATGGACGGGGATAAGATTGCGATCCGTGAATCGGCTATTTCGAATTTGATTGAACATCCAACACAAATGAAACCTCCCA ACGAGCCGCTGAGACCGTGCTATATGCCAGTGTTCTTAACCAAGAAAGAACGAAAGAAATTGCGTCGTCAGAATCGTCGAGAAGCCTGGAAAGAGGAGcaagaaaaaattcgaatcggTCTGGCCCCACCACCTGAACCGAAGCTTCGAATTTCTAATTTGATGCGTGTGCTGGGCAGTGAAGCCGTGCAGGATCCAACTAAAATAGAAGCCCATGTTCGGGAACAGATGGCCAAGCGACAAAAAGCCCACGAAGAGGCAAACAATGCGCGAAAGTTAACAGCGGAACAGAAGCGGGAGAAGAAGGTCCGCAAAATGAAGGAGGACACATCGTGCGGCGTTCACGTCAGTGTCTATCGAATCCGTGAATTGTACGACATTCAGTCGAAGAAGTACAAAGTCGAAACGAACGCAAAACAACTGCACATGACTGGAGTGGTGGTTCTGTTCCGCGATTGTTGTGTGGTCGTTGTCGAGGGTGGACCGAAGCAGCagaaaaaatacaaaagacTCATGCAGACCAGAATCAAGTGGGAAGAGGACATGGTGAAAAATGCTGACGGCAACGAGGTACCGAATTCGTGTACATTAGTTTGGGAAGGAACAAGTCAACGGCGCCACTTCGGCGAAGtgaaattcaaagtttttcccATGGAAAAAATGGCACGCGAATTTTTCCAAAAGCACCAAGTGGAGCATTTCTGGGACCTTGCCTATTCGGGAGCTGTGCTGGAAGCGTCTGAAGACGTTTGA